From the Chloroflexota bacterium genome, the window GTCGATCTGGAGTCCATCGCCGTGCCGCCCTCGGAGTGGGAGGCCGCGGCTGGGCGTATCGAGCCCGAGCTGCTCGACGCGTTGCGACTGGCGGCCGAGCGGATCGAGGCGTTCCACCAGAAGCAGCCCGTGGGCTCGTGGGTCGATTTCGGGCCGCATGGCGCGCTGGGACAGTTGGTACGCCCGGTAGACGCGGCGGGCTGCTACGTTCCCGGGGGGACGGCTCCCCTGCCGTCGTCCCTGTTGATGTCGGCGATCCCGGCGCGGGTGGCGGGTGTGCCGTGGGTCTCGGTGGCGACCCCGCCGGATCGCACGACGGGACGGGTCCCCGACGTGACCCTGGCCGCCGCTTACGTCGCCGGTGTGAACGCGGTGTACGCCATCGGCGGCGCGCAGGCCATCGCCGCGCTGGCCTTTGGCACGGAGACGGTGCGGCGGGTGGATAAGATCGTAGGGCCGGGCGGGCTGTTCGTCACGCTGGCCAAGCGACAGGTGTACGGCGCGGTGGGCATCGATGGGCTGTACGGCCCCACAGAGACGATGGTGATCGCGGATGAGTCGGCCGACCCGGCGCTGGCCGCGGCGGATCTGCTGGCGCAGGCCGAGCACGACGTCCTGGCGACGGCGATCCTGCTTACGCCGTCCCGCGCGCTGGCCCAGCGCGTGCAAGTCGAGGTGGCCCGGCAGATGGAGTCGCTGAGCCGGGCGGAGATCATCGCGCAGTCGCTGGCAGGGCGTGGCGGCATCGTGATCACCGCCGATCTCCGGCAGGCCGTCGAGTTGGCGAACGAGTACGGCCCCGAGCACCTGTGCCTTTTGGTGCGCGACCCGTGGCGCTGGGCGGGGGAAGTGCGCAACGCGGGCGGCATCTTCCTGGGCGAGGGCTCGTACGAGGTGTTGGGCGATTACGTTGCTGGCCCCAGCCACACCATGCCGACGGAGGGTACGGCCCGGTTCGCGTCGCCGTTGAGCGTGGCCGACTTCGTGAAGCGTATCTCGCTGGTGGCGCTGGACGAGGAGACTGGGAGGACGCTGGGGCAGGTGGCCGCGCGCTTGGCGGACGCTGAGGGACTGACGGCTCACGCGGCGGCTGCGCGGGCGCGCGCGGAGCGTGAAGCGGAGAGCGGGGCGCGTGGAGCGTGAGGCGTAACACGCAATACGCAACACGCAATACGCAACACGCAACGCGTAGTCCGTATTGCGTGTTGCGTAAGGCTTCCGTGCTGCGTCTGCCGTTTTCGTTATCCGGAAGCTGGCGGGAGATCGAGGAGATCGGAGATTCACATGACGAAGGAAATCACCTACATCAAATCGCCAGTGGCGCCGATCGAGGTGGAGCGGCTGGTGCGTCCCCAGGTCGCGTCGTTGGAGCCGTATAAGCCCATTGTCCCCATCGACGTGCTCAGCCGGAGGCTGGGGATCCCTCCGGAGGAGATCGTCAAGCTGGACGCGAACGAGAACCCGTATGGCCCCTCTCCTCGGGTGCTGGAGACGTTGGCGCGCTATCGCTATTATCACATTTACCCGGATCCCGGGCAGCACGCTTTGCGGGCGGCGATCAGCCATTATGTGGACATGCCCGAGGGGATGATCCTGGCCGGGCATGGCGCCGATGAGCTGATCGATCTGGTCCTGCGGGTCTTCGTGGGGCCGGGCGATGGCGTGATCAACTGCCCGCCGACGTTCGGGATGTACGCCTTTGACGGCGCGCTGCAGGGCGGCCGCGTGATCGACGTGCCCCGCAAGGATGATTTCAGCCTGCACGTGGAGGCCATCGAGGCGGCCGTGGAGAAGGAGCGTCCCAAGATCCTCTTCCTCACCTCGCCCAACAACCCGGACGGATCGCTCATGCCCGACGATGTCCTGCGCCGTCTGCTGCGCCTGCCCGTGGTGATCGTGGTGGACGAGGCGTACGCGGAGTTCGCCGGGCACAGCGTGATCCAGTGGGTGCGGGATTACCCGAACCTGATTGTGTTGCGGACGTTCAGCAAGTGGGCTGGGCTGGCCGGGTTGCGGGTCGGCTACGGGGCCTTCCCGGAGAACATCATCCAGCATCTGTGGAAGATCAAGCAGCCGTACAATGTGAACGTGGCGGCGGCGGCCGCGGCGATCGCCAGCCTGGAGGACGCGGATTACCTGCGCGCCAATGTGGCGAAGA encodes:
- the hisC gene encoding histidinol-phosphate transaminase, which translates into the protein MTKEITYIKSPVAPIEVERLVRPQVASLEPYKPIVPIDVLSRRLGIPPEEIVKLDANENPYGPSPRVLETLARYRYYHIYPDPGQHALRAAISHYVDMPEGMILAGHGADELIDLVLRVFVGPGDGVINCPPTFGMYAFDGALQGGRVIDVPRKDDFSLHVEAIEAAVEKERPKILFLTSPNNPDGSLMPDDVLRRLLRLPVVIVVDEAYAEFAGHSVIQWVRDYPNLIVLRTFSKWAGLAGLRVGYGAFPENIIQHLWKIKQPYNVNVAAAAAAIASLEDADYLRANVAKIVAERERMAKKLGRFDFLRPYPSQANFILCRVVGRDARELRDALEARGVLVRYFNKPGVADCIRISVGRPEHTDRLVEALRVT
- the hisD gene encoding histidinol dehydrogenase, whose translation is MLLRILDDVEEARRTVLRRVLWADQGVPESVRAGIRRFFGEELTPDEAVARVLDDVRRRGDAAVREWTARIDGVDLESIAVPPSEWEAAAGRIEPELLDALRLAAERIEAFHQKQPVGSWVDFGPHGALGQLVRPVDAAGCYVPGGTAPLPSSLLMSAIPARVAGVPWVSVATPPDRTTGRVPDVTLAAAYVAGVNAVYAIGGAQAIAALAFGTETVRRVDKIVGPGGLFVTLAKRQVYGAVGIDGLYGPTETMVIADESADPALAAADLLAQAEHDVLATAILLTPSRALAQRVQVEVARQMESLSRAEIIAQSLAGRGGIVITADLRQAVELANEYGPEHLCLLVRDPWRWAGEVRNAGGIFLGEGSYEVLGDYVAGPSHTMPTEGTARFASPLSVADFVKRISLVALDEETGRTLGQVAARLADAEGLTAHAAAARARAEREAESGARGA